A DNA window from Acropora palmata chromosome 12, jaAcrPala1.3, whole genome shotgun sequence contains the following coding sequences:
- the LOC141860622 gene encoding mu-type opioid receptor-like isoform X1, with protein sequence MLGLCSGDSGCLTPRNGIPSFMSSKLYTDGWNLNLKDIRRRMANFRNLEMSLFVPIIPFCLLGLISNILVVRIVHKTREMHTTTNYLLANLAVSDVIIIFTIPVHFASFSQFTCKFKVIGDIAIASSVLTLLLMAVERYHALLKPFRSNLRLNEENIKKAIAFIWALSTVLGFPEFFLNEWNNDYHNKKNYCAACNGPWGFDPNLASKIYLIIYSIFTVYIPITVFLFCYGSLIKGLNFSNAICAESTNEDNSEKKKLLTTFILATSGFLLGYGPIAVFHTMTSFGKKIDCFLFIKVDLIFSFPLEMSFCLNPILYAFRSSSFKEGFKKLFLPCSSQTVEQNAT encoded by the coding sequence ATGCTGGGTCTCTGTAGTGGCGACAGTGGATGTTTAACGCCGAGAAATGGTATTCCCTCTTTTATGTCTTCGAAATTATACACTGATGGTTGGAATTTAAACTTAAAAGACATAAGGAGGAGGATGGCTAATTTTCGCAACCTGGAGATGAGTCTTTTCGTACCAATCATtccattttgtcttcttggACTAATTAGCAACATATTGGTGGTTCGAATTGTTCACAAGACACGAGAAATGCATACTACAACAAATTATCTTTTAGCAAACTTGGCGGTTAGCGATGTAATTATCATTTTCACAATTCCGGTGCACTTCGCGAGCTTCAGTCAATTCACTTGTAAGTTTAAAGTTATTGGGGATATCGCGATCGCTTCATCAGTCTTAACTCTTTTACTTATGGCTGTCGAAAGGTATCATGCTTTATTGAAACCTTTCAGATCGAATTTGCGCTTAAACGAGGAGAATATCAAGAAAGCAATTGCTTTTATTTGGGCATTAAGCACAGTCTTAGGTTTTCCAGAATTTTTCCTTAACGAATGGAATAATgattatcataacaaaaagaattattgtGCCGCCTGCAATGGACCGTGGGGCTTCGATCCTAACTTGGCGagcaaaatttatttgataATATACTCTATATTCACCGTGTACATTCCAATAAccgtctttcttttttgttatggATCCTTGATCAAAGGATTGAACTTTTCCAACGCTATTTGCGCGGAAAGCACTAATGAAGACAATtctgagaaaaagaaactgctGACGACCTTCATCCTGGCAACCAGCGGCTTTCTTCTTGGTTACGGTCCTATCGCTGTTTTCCACACCATGACTTCTTTCGGAAAAAAGATAGATTGCTTCCTATTTATAAAAGTAGACTTGATATTCTCTTTTCCACTCGAAATGAGTTTCTGCCTTAACCCCATATTGTACGCCTTCCGAAGTTCAAGTTTTAAGGAGGGATTTAAGAAACTATTTCTACCCTGTTCATCGCAAACAGTGGAACAAAATGCGACTTAA
- the LOC141860622 gene encoding neuromedin-U receptor 2-like isoform X4, producing MADWFLLGFAIASIPLYIFGIIGNAMVIRIVHKTREMHTTTNYLLASLAVSDAITIFTFPMYIAYERSFGPPLENFSKFSL from the exons ATGGCTGATTGGTTTCTCCTGGGTTTTGCCATTGCAAGCATTCCTCTTTATATTTTTGGAATAATAGGCAATGCGATGGTGATTCGAATTGTGCACAAGACACGAGAGATGCACACGACAACAAATTATCTTTTAGCGAGCTTGGCGGTTAGCGATGCCATTACTATTTTCACCTTTCCAATGTACATTGCTTACGAAAGAAGCTTTGGTCCTCCACTGGAAAATTTCAGCAAATTCTCTT taTGA
- the LOC141860622 gene encoding uncharacterized protein LOC141860622 isoform X2 yields the protein MADWFLLGFAIASIPLYIFGIIGNAMVIRIVHKTREMHTTTNYLLASLAVSDAITIFTFPMYIAYERSFGPPLENFSKFSYLYKALSLGTDLANIDANTMNYWLRKFVQEIENSDGEVVSSKDLLYSYLWHPKAFQ from the exons ATGGCTGATTGGTTTCTCCTGGGTTTTGCCATTGCAAGCATTCCTCTTTATATTTTTGGAATAATAGGCAATGCGATGGTGATTCGAATTGTGCACAAGACACGAGAGATGCACACGACAACAAATTATCTTTTAGCGAGCTTGGCGGTTAGCGATGCCATTACTATTTTCACCTTTCCAATGTACATTGCTTACGAAAGAAGCTTTGGTCCTCCACTGGAAAATTTCAGCAAATTCTCTT ATTTGTACAAAGCTTTGTCATTGGGTACAGATTTGGCAAATATAGACGCCAACACGATGAACTACTGGCTGCGTAAATTTGTCCAGGAGATTGAGAATAGTGACGGGGAAGTTGTATCCAGCAAGGACCTTTTATACAGTTACCTGTGGCATCCGAAGGCATTTCAGTAG
- the LOC141860622 gene encoding uncharacterized protein LOC141860622 isoform X3 codes for MFGEASQLDLTFLLESALGFGQENGASELRRNRHYTTKASGRNFQKLQDLYKALSLGTDLANIDANTMNYWLRKFVQEIENSDGEVVSSKDLLYSYLWHPKAFQ; via the exons ATGTTCGGTGAGGCTAGCCAGTTAGACTTGACCTTTCTGCTAGAGTCTGCGCTCGgatttggtcaagaaaatggagcaagcgaactgagaagaaaccgacactacactacaaaagcatccggaagaaatttccaaaagttgcaag ATTTGTACAAAGCTTTGTCATTGGGTACAGATTTGGCAAATATAGACGCCAACACGATGAACTACTGGCTGCGTAAATTTGTCCAGGAGATTGAGAATAGTGACGGGGAAGTTGTATCCAGCAAGGACCTTTTATACAGTTACCTGTGGCATCCGAAGGCATTTCAGTAG
- the LOC141860623 gene encoding tachykinin-like peptides receptor 99D: MADLFVLGFAVASIPLYIFGVTGNSMVIRIVHKTREMHTTTNYLLANLAVSDAIVILIIPMYFAYSGGFGLLVENVGKLLCKCVVIGDIAMASSASTLSVIAVERYHAILKPFTSNLRLNEQNIKKAIALIWISNTVLGFPGFFLHEWNKETNNYTSCDGPWGFIATLESNIYSITYCVLTGYIPVVVFLFCYGSLIKGLYFSNAVCAESTNEDNSEKKKLLVTFILETSGFLLGYGPFALFYAVTFRKEIEFDFYIRRKAVLLFLLAISLCLNPVLYAFRSSSFKEGFKRIFLHRSSQRVEQNPSQLT; the protein is encoded by the coding sequence ATGGCTGATTTGTTTGTCTTGGGTTTTGCCGTAGCGAGCATTCCACTATATATTTTTGGAGTAACTGGTAATTCAATGGTGATTCGAATAGTGCACAAGACACGAGAAATGCATACGACAACAAATTATCTTTTAGCTAACCTGGCGGTTAGTGATGCCattgttattttaataatacCGATGTACTTTGCCTATAGTGGAGGCTTCGGCCTTTTAGTGGAAAACGTAGGCAAGTTGCTTTGTAAGTGTGTGGTAATTGGGGATATTGCTATGGCTTCATCAGCTTCAACTCTTTCAGTTATCGCTGTCGAAAGGTATCACGCCATATTGAAACCTTTCACCTCGAATTTGCGCTTAAACGAACAGAATATTAAGAAAGCAATTGCTCTTATTTGGATTTCAAACACAGTCTTAGGTTTTCCAGGGTTTTTCCTTCACGAATGGAATAAGGAAACGAATAATTACACTTCCTGTGATGGACCGTGGGGCTTCATAGCTACCTTAGAGAGCAATATTTATTCGATTACATATTGTGTACTCACCGGGTACATTCCAGTAGTGGTCTTTCTTTTCTGCTATGGATCCTTGATTAAAGGATTGTATTTTTCCAACGCTGTTTGCGCGGAAAGTACCAATGAAGACAATtctgagaaaaagaaacttctgGTAACCTTCATCCTGGAAACCAGCGGCTTTCTTCTTGGTTACGGTCCCTTTGCTCTTTTCTACGCTGTTACTTTTAGGAAAGAGATAGAATTCGACTTTTATATAAGACGTAAGGCTGTACTTCTTTTTCTATTAGCAATAAGTTTATGCCTTAACCCCGTATTGTACGCTTTCCGAAGTTCAAGCTTTAAGGAAGGATTTAAGAGAATATTTCTACACCGTTCTTCACAGAGAGTGGAACAGAACCCGTCTCAGTTAACTTAA